The following coding sequences are from one Musa acuminata AAA Group cultivar baxijiao chromosome BXJ1-6, Cavendish_Baxijiao_AAA, whole genome shotgun sequence window:
- the LOC135677902 gene encoding plant cysteine oxidase 2-like codes for MRIDGELAKQKGSGEVAKEKNRCCSRKKSKRQQKKALAEPMPTVVQRLWETCKEVFADSGPGVVPLPGDVGRLRSFLDGMKPADVGLHPNLPFFQDFKGTPPVTYLHLHQCPKFSIGIFCLPQAAVIPLHNHPGMTVFSKLLFGSMHIRSYDWVDSSKQIRSSNGACLAKLNTDSVMNAPCETSILYPAAGGNMHCFTAVTPCAVLDVLGPPYNGPEGRDCKYYTEVLCSNFPGNAAASAAPADNDRYAWLEERQGKPDDFKVRGEEYKGPKIVGYY; via the exons ATGAGGATTGACGGCGAACTGGCGAAGCAGAAGGGGAGCGGCGAAGTGGCCAAGGAGAAGAACAGGTGCTGTTCCAGGAAGAAGAGCAAGAGGCAGCAGAAGAAAGCCCTGGCGGAGCCGATGCCGACGGTCGTGCAGAGGCTGTGGGAGACGTGCAAGGAGGTCTTCGCCGACAGTGGGCCGGGGGTTGTCCCCTTGCCGGGCGACGTAGGGCGGCTCCGGTCCTTTCTTG ATGGCATGAAACCGGCAGATGTTGGCCTGCATCCAAACCTGCCATTTTTCCAGGACTTCAAGGGAACTCCTCCGGTGACATATCTGCACCTTCATCAGTGCCCCAAGTTTTCG ATTGGCATCTTTTGCCTCCCTCAAGCGGCTGTCATTCCACTCCACAATCACCCAGGCATGACTGTCTTCAGCAAGCTTCTCTTCGGATCGATGCACATCAGGTCCTACGACTGGGTCGATTCCAGCAAGCAAATCAGATCATCTAATG GAGCCTGTTTGGCGAAGCTGAACACTGATTCCGTCATGAACGCGCCTTGTGAGACCTCCATACTTTATCCTGCGGCCGGAGGTAACATGCATTGTTTCACTGCAGTGACCCCCTGCGCGGTGCTGGATGTCCTCGGACCACCTTACAATGGGCCTGAAGGCAGGGATTGCAAGTACTACACTGAAGTCTTGTGCTCGAATTTTCCTG GCAATGCAGCAGCATCGGCTGCGCCGGCCGATAACGATCGGTATGCTTGGCTGGAAGAGAGGCAGGGGAAACCTGATGATTTCAAAGTTCGTGGTGAAGAATACAAGGGTCCCAAAATTGTGGGATATTATTGA
- the LOC135677355 gene encoding V-type proton ATPase subunit d2-like, which produces MYGFEALTFNIHGGYLEAIVRGHRSGLLTASDYNNLCQCETLDDIKMHLSATEYGPYLQNEPSPLHTTTVVEKCTLKLVDEYKHMLCQATEPLSTFLEYITYGYMIDNVVLIVTGTLHERDVQELLEKCHPLGMFDSIATLAVAQNMRELYRLVLVDTPLAPYFSECITSEDLDDMNIEIMRNTLYKAYLEDFYNFCQKLGGATAEIMSDLLAFEADRRAVNITINSIGTELTRDDRRKLYSNFGLLYPYGHEELAISEDIDQVRAVMEKYPPYQSIFAKISYGESQMLDKAFYEEEVKRLCLAFEQQFHYAVFFAYMRLREQEIRNLMWISECVAQNQKSRIHDSVVFIF; this is translated from the exons CGAGGCCCTCACGTTCAACATCCATGGAGGGTACCTGGAGGCCATCGTCCGCGGCCACCGATCGGGCCTCCTCACCGCCTCTGACTACAACAACCTCTGCCAGTGCGAGACCCTCGATGACATAAAGATGCACCTTTCTGCCACCGAGTACGGTCCCTACCTCCAGAACG AGCCATCTCCTTTACATACAACTACAGTTGTGGAGAAATGTACTCTTAAGCTGGTAGATGAATACAAGCATATGCTATGTCAAGCAACAGAGCCCTTGTCAACCTTCTTGGAATATATAAC ATACGGCTATATGATTGATAATGTTGTTCTTATTGTCACTGGCACATTGCATGAGAGAGATGTTCAGGAACTTTTGGAGAAATGTCATCCATTGGGAATGTTTGACAG TATTGCAACTCTTGCAGTTGCCCAGAATATGCGTGAGCTTTACAGATTGGTTCTTGTTGATACACCATTGGCCCCATATTTCTCAGAGTGTATCACCTCAGAG GACTTGGATGACATGAATATTGAAATTATGAGGAATACCCTATACAAAGCATACCTTGAGGATTTTTACAACTTCTGCCAG AAACTAGGTGGAGCAACTGCTGAGATCATGTCTGACCTTCTTGCCTTTGAAGCTGATAGGAGAGCTGTCAATATCACTATAAATAG CATTGGCACTGAATTGACTAGAGATGATCGTCGGAAGCTTTATTCAAACTTTGGCTTGTT ATATCCTTATGGTCATGAAGAACTTGCTATCAGCGAGGATATTGACCAG GTCCGTGCTGTGATGGAGAAATATCCACCATATCAGTCAATTTTTGCCAAGATATCTTATGGAGAAAGCCAGATGCTGGACAAAGCATTTTATGAAGAGGAAGTGAAGAGACTCTGCTTGGCTTTTGAACAGCAG TTTCACTATGCTGTCTTCTTTGCTTATATGAGACTGAGGGAGCAGGAGATACGGAACCTGATGTGGATCTCTGAATGTGTGGCACAGAATCAGAAGTCCAGAATCCATGACAGTGTGGTCTTCATTTTCTGA